A region from the Tsuneonella mangrovi genome encodes:
- a CDS encoding SPOR domain-containing protein, with amino-acid sequence MNRTTRNTRMLALVAGTALATIALGGCATQAAPRADLSANRAEVALQKGNAAKAVDHAEAAVLADPRNAQYRAMLGAAYMDAGRFDSAETSFDDAMKLGDNSARTALSYSLAATAAGHQQKALAVLDDWKKDIPAADLGLAYALAGNTGQGVKILAGAIRSGDNTPKTRQNLAYAYALAGNWAAARIMAAQDVPGDQLGDRMSKWAAMARPEDTGTRVASLLNTTVDSSDPGQPVQLALANNPTAEQLAAQAAAYAAPDAEASPAPQVADASGELAPLDPNASTARPAVAVADAAPAAPQTFDAAFQAPAPEGASAPQMMQSAIKFVSDPVVQQTPTRFGAVSPDAKQAMVANRPANLGNGTHLVQLGSFLSEQGARRAWGIYAKRYAELSNYDMVITEANVRGKHYYRVSAGGFARTGADNMCSSVKARGYGCIAWAEGHPLPGAVDSGIMMASR; translated from the coding sequence ATGAACCGCACCACTCGCAACACCCGCATGCTGGCTCTCGTAGCCGGCACCGCGCTTGCCACGATCGCACTCGGCGGCTGCGCGACGCAAGCGGCTCCGCGCGCCGACCTCTCGGCCAACCGGGCCGAAGTGGCGCTGCAAAAGGGCAATGCTGCGAAGGCAGTCGATCACGCAGAGGCCGCCGTGCTGGCCGATCCGCGCAACGCGCAGTATCGCGCGATGCTCGGTGCCGCATATATGGATGCAGGCCGGTTCGACTCGGCCGAGACTTCGTTCGACGATGCGATGAAGCTGGGCGACAATTCCGCCCGGACCGCGCTGAGCTATTCGCTCGCAGCGACCGCTGCGGGCCACCAGCAGAAGGCCCTCGCGGTGCTCGATGACTGGAAGAAGGACATTCCTGCTGCCGATCTGGGCCTCGCCTATGCGCTCGCGGGCAACACCGGCCAGGGCGTCAAGATCCTGGCAGGCGCGATCCGCTCGGGCGACAACACGCCCAAGACCCGCCAGAACCTCGCATATGCCTATGCGCTGGCAGGCAACTGGGCCGCTGCCCGGATCATGGCCGCGCAGGATGTTCCCGGCGACCAACTCGGCGATCGCATGAGCAAGTGGGCCGCAATGGCCCGCCCGGAAGACACCGGGACGCGCGTCGCGTCATTGCTTAATACCACGGTGGACAGCAGCGATCCGGGCCAGCCGGTCCAGCTCGCGCTGGCCAACAACCCGACCGCAGAACAGCTTGCCGCGCAGGCTGCCGCCTATGCCGCACCCGACGCCGAAGCGAGCCCTGCCCCGCAGGTTGCCGATGCAAGCGGCGAACTGGCACCGCTCGACCCGAATGCCTCGACTGCCCGCCCGGCGGTAGCGGTTGCCGACGCCGCCCCGGCTGCGCCGCAGACTTTCGACGCTGCATTCCAGGCACCCGCTCCGGAAGGTGCCAGCGCACCGCAGATGATGCAGTCGGCGATCAAGTTCGTGTCCGACCCGGTGGTCCAGCAGACCCCGACCCGCTTCGGCGCGGTTTCACCCGATGCCAAGCAGGCGATGGTCGCCAATCGTCCGGCGAACCTGGGCAACGGCACCCACCTGGTGCAGCTCGGCTCGTTCCTTAGCGAACAGGGCGCACGGCGCGCCTGGGGCATCTACGCCAAGCGTTATGCCGAACTGTCGAACTACGACATGGTGATCACCGAAGCCAACGTGCGCGGCAAGCACTACTACCGCGTTTCGGCCGGTGGCTTTGCCCGCACCGGTGCAGACAACATGTGCTCGAGCGTCAAGGCGCGCGGCTATGGCTGCATCGCCTGGGC
- a CDS encoding ParA family protein, whose translation MRVLALASQKGGSGKTTLSGHMAVQAQRAGAGPVVLIDIDPQGSLADWWNEREAEYPAFAQTTVARLANDLQILRQQGFKLAVIDTPPAITMAIQSVISVAELIVVPTRPSPHDLRAVGATVDLCERAGKPLIFVVNAATPKAKITSEAAVALSQHGTVAPVTLHHRTDFAASMIDGRTVMEVDPEGRSAAEISALWNYISDRLEKNFRRTVFAAPGAATAVPAPGIHRPQGGFGRRVAQ comes from the coding sequence TTGCGCGTTCTGGCATTGGCATCGCAAAAAGGTGGCTCTGGAAAGACCACTCTCTCCGGACACATGGCTGTCCAGGCACAGCGCGCTGGCGCTGGCCCGGTCGTGCTTATCGACATCGACCCGCAAGGCTCGCTCGCCGACTGGTGGAACGAACGTGAAGCCGAATATCCGGCCTTTGCGCAGACCACGGTCGCGCGGCTCGCGAACGACTTGCAGATCCTGCGCCAGCAGGGCTTCAAGCTCGCGGTTATCGATACGCCGCCGGCGATCACCATGGCGATCCAGTCGGTGATCTCGGTCGCCGAACTGATCGTCGTTCCGACTCGCCCCAGCCCGCACGACCTGCGCGCCGTGGGTGCTACGGTCGACCTGTGCGAACGCGCCGGCAAACCGCTGATTTTCGTGGTCAACGCTGCTACGCCGAAGGCCAAGATCACTTCCGAAGCCGCAGTTGCCTTGAGCCAACACGGCACTGTCGCTCCGGTCACACTTCACCACCGGACCGATTTCGCGGCCTCGATGATCGATGGCCGCACCGTGATGGAAGTCGACCCCGAGGGCCGTTCCGCCGCCGAAATTTCGGCACTTTGGAACTACATCTCGGATCGCCTTGAGAAGAATTTCCGGCGCACCGTGTTCGCCGCGCCCGGCGCTGCGACTGCTGTGCCGGCTCCCGGCATCCATCGCCCGCAGGGTGGCTTCGGCCGCCGGGTGGCCCAGTAA
- a CDS encoding SPOR domain-containing protein translates to MKPWGPLTIAAACGLFVATPALADVKAGVDAWTAGDFAKAVAEWQGPAAKGDPDALFNMAQAYRLGRGVPVDMAKAEEYYARAAAKGHLKAADNYGLLLFQDGRRKEAMPYIEAAAGRGDPRAQYLLGIARFNGDLLPKDWVKAYALLTLANAAGLPQAKPAIQQMDDYIPLAQRQQAQSLAAQMRSDADTTRASQMAAADLDADSPQVTQVASAKPASVLPRARMPQPVQSVAVPPSGPAIADARAAVAEAMRATGTESPAQAGADFATRPVNRPVVQAAPAPVPERPARAAPSAPPTASAGWPWKVQLGAFSVAGNADKLWSQLSGKSVLAGKTKLTVPAGRLTKLLAGGWTSRDAAQSACDALKAGGQPCLVTR, encoded by the coding sequence ATGAAGCCCTGGGGGCCACTGACGATTGCAGCGGCGTGCGGCTTGTTCGTGGCAACGCCGGCACTGGCCGACGTCAAGGCCGGGGTCGATGCGTGGACCGCGGGCGACTTCGCCAAGGCGGTGGCCGAGTGGCAGGGTCCGGCGGCGAAGGGCGATCCCGATGCGCTGTTCAACATGGCTCAGGCCTATCGCCTCGGTCGCGGGGTCCCCGTCGATATGGCCAAGGCCGAGGAATATTATGCCCGCGCCGCCGCGAAAGGGCACTTGAAGGCCGCCGACAACTATGGATTGCTGCTGTTCCAGGACGGGCGTCGCAAGGAAGCGATGCCTTATATCGAAGCGGCAGCCGGACGCGGCGATCCGCGTGCGCAGTACCTGTTGGGGATCGCCCGGTTCAACGGCGACCTGCTGCCCAAGGATTGGGTCAAGGCCTACGCGCTCCTGACCCTCGCCAACGCTGCGGGGCTCCCCCAGGCCAAGCCCGCGATCCAGCAGATGGACGACTATATCCCGCTTGCCCAGCGCCAGCAGGCGCAGTCGCTCGCCGCACAGATGCGGTCCGATGCCGACACCACACGGGCCAGCCAGATGGCTGCAGCCGACCTCGACGCGGACAGTCCGCAGGTCACCCAGGTTGCTTCAGCGAAGCCTGCCAGTGTCCTTCCACGTGCGCGGATGCCGCAACCGGTGCAGAGCGTTGCCGTGCCGCCGAGTGGACCGGCGATTGCCGACGCGCGGGCTGCGGTCGCCGAAGCGATGCGCGCGACCGGGACCGAGAGCCCGGCGCAGGCCGGGGCGGACTTCGCAACCCGCCCGGTGAACAGGCCCGTAGTCCAAGCCGCTCCGGCTCCGGTGCCGGAACGGCCAGCACGCGCAGCTCCATCGGCACCCCCGACTGCTTCTGCAGGCTGGCCGTGGAAGGTCCAGCTCGGTGCGTTCTCGGTGGCGGGCAATGCGGACAAGCTATGGTCGCAGCTGTCGGGCAAGTCGGTCCTCGCCGGCAAAACCAAGCTCACAGTTCCCGCTGGGCGGTTGACGAAGCTTCTGGCCGGGGGCTGGACGAGCCGCGATGCAGCGCAATCGGCCTGCGATGCGCTCAAGGCTGGCGGCCAGCCCTGTCTCGTTACGCGATAA
- a CDS encoding DUF418 domain-containing protein, translated as MASSHTPQSEAPAEVQTGGIVVPPPEPVRDRLASLDFIRGIAVMGILLANIVGFGQPFMAYAWPDGFATAHGPIDGWLWIAQFVLVDGKFRGLFSVLFGAGMVLFMDRAWTRGDTRWLQVKRLLWLLVFGLLHYFLLWRGDILTLYAVCGMVALACLRWKPETQLAVGLTGFVFGGILNAAGLWLFWASEGGQGGGAYYPAAMTGQVAQTLAEMKADAAIELANARHGSYADLVVHSVMHHGLEWLQAIAMVWTETIPLMLIGMALYRFGIFDGGVDRRDQLHFGWLGIAVGSALTVLLALWIRATGFTFAGTMFAFMGAGGLARLPVVLGMVALLAAWAPVASGWLGQRVVATGRMAFSNYIGTSLVMLFVFQPPGLRLFGQLTRPELYLVALAGCCVMLAWSKPWLARFGYGPLEWLWRCLTYRRLFAIRRKPAQSLA; from the coding sequence ATGGCAAGCAGCCATACTCCGCAAAGTGAAGCGCCCGCCGAGGTGCAAACGGGAGGGATCGTGGTTCCGCCGCCTGAGCCGGTGCGGGATCGTCTCGCCAGTCTCGACTTCATCCGCGGGATTGCGGTGATGGGGATCCTGCTCGCCAATATCGTCGGCTTCGGGCAACCGTTCATGGCCTATGCCTGGCCGGACGGGTTTGCCACTGCCCACGGTCCGATCGACGGGTGGCTGTGGATTGCCCAGTTCGTGCTGGTCGACGGCAAGTTTCGCGGGCTGTTCAGTGTGCTGTTCGGGGCCGGGATGGTGCTGTTCATGGACCGGGCGTGGACGCGCGGAGATACCCGCTGGTTGCAGGTCAAGCGCCTGTTATGGCTGCTGGTGTTCGGCCTTTTGCACTATTTCCTGTTGTGGCGCGGCGACATCCTGACGCTTTATGCGGTGTGCGGCATGGTCGCGCTCGCGTGCCTGCGGTGGAAGCCCGAAACGCAGCTGGCGGTGGGCCTGACCGGATTCGTATTCGGCGGTATTCTCAATGCCGCTGGATTGTGGCTGTTCTGGGCATCCGAAGGCGGGCAGGGGGGCGGCGCATACTATCCGGCGGCGATGACAGGACAAGTCGCCCAAACGCTTGCCGAGATGAAGGCAGATGCCGCAATCGAGCTCGCGAACGCACGGCACGGTTCGTATGCCGACCTCGTGGTGCATTCGGTGATGCACCACGGCCTCGAATGGCTCCAGGCGATCGCGATGGTCTGGACCGAGACGATCCCGCTGATGCTGATCGGGATGGCGCTTTACAGGTTCGGCATATTCGATGGTGGTGTGGATCGGCGCGACCAGTTGCACTTCGGCTGGCTCGGGATCGCAGTCGGTTCGGCGCTGACCGTGCTGCTGGCGCTATGGATCAGGGCCACCGGCTTCACCTTCGCCGGGACGATGTTCGCATTCATGGGGGCGGGTGGATTGGCGCGGCTGCCGGTCGTGCTGGGAATGGTGGCGCTGTTGGCCGCGTGGGCCCCTGTGGCAAGCGGTTGGTTGGGGCAGCGGGTAGTCGCAACCGGGCGGATGGCGTTTTCCAACTACATCGGCACGTCGCTGGTCATGCTGTTCGTATTCCAGCCACCGGGGCTGCGGCTGTTCGGCCAGTTGACCCGCCCGGAGCTATATCTCGTCGCGCTGGCGGGGTGCTGCGTGATGCTCGCCTGGTCGAAGCCGTGGCTTGCGCGCTTCGGCTACGGCCCGCTCGAGTGGCTCTGGCGTTGCCTGACCTATCGGCGGCTGTTCGCAATCCGGCGGAAGCCCGCTCAGTCCTTGGCGTAA
- the der gene encoding ribosome biogenesis GTPase Der, with product MKPQVIIIGRPNVGKSTLFNRLVGKKLALVDDQPGVTRDRRMGDAVIAGLEFTIVDTAGWEDEDAESLPGRMRQQTEVSLEGADAALFVIDARAGLTPLDNEIARWLHSQQVPVIAVANKAEGRTGEAGVLEAYSLGFGEPIALSAEHGEGVADLFGALWPLIGDGEAERAAANRAGEPAEPDDFVTGPLKLAIVGRPNAGKSTLINRLLGEDRLLTGPEAGITRDSIAIDWQWTDPIDGETRDIRLIDTAGMRKRAQVVDKLEKLSVADARRAIDFAEVVVLLLDATRGLEHQDLKIASQVLEEGRALMIAINKWDIAEDASRLFNGIRAALDEGLAQVRGLPLFAVSAKTGKGLDTMLHAAFEIREAWSKRVPTSALNRWFDDALEANPPPAPKGKRIKLRYITQAGTRPPRFVVFGTRLDMLPKSYERYLVNGIRKSLGFDAVPVRVVLKTPKNPYAKD from the coding sequence ATGAAACCGCAGGTCATCATCATCGGGCGCCCCAACGTGGGCAAGTCCACGCTGTTCAACCGGCTCGTCGGCAAGAAGCTGGCGCTGGTCGACGACCAGCCCGGCGTCACGCGCGACCGGCGGATGGGCGATGCGGTGATCGCCGGGCTCGAATTCACGATCGTCGATACCGCCGGGTGGGAAGACGAAGATGCCGAGAGCCTGCCGGGCCGGATGCGCCAGCAGACCGAAGTCAGCCTGGAAGGCGCAGACGCGGCGTTGTTCGTGATCGATGCGCGTGCCGGTCTGACCCCGCTCGACAACGAGATCGCCCGTTGGCTGCACAGCCAGCAGGTACCGGTGATCGCGGTCGCCAACAAGGCCGAGGGCAGGACCGGCGAGGCAGGCGTGCTCGAAGCATACTCGCTCGGCTTCGGCGAGCCGATTGCGTTGTCTGCCGAACACGGCGAAGGCGTCGCCGACCTGTTCGGGGCGCTGTGGCCGCTGATCGGCGACGGCGAGGCCGAGCGCGCTGCGGCAAATCGCGCGGGGGAACCCGCCGAACCGGACGATTTCGTGACCGGTCCGCTCAAGCTGGCGATCGTCGGGCGGCCCAACGCGGGCAAGTCCACCCTGATCAACCGCCTGCTCGGCGAAGACCGCCTGCTGACCGGGCCGGAAGCGGGGATCACTCGCGATTCGATCGCGATCGACTGGCAATGGACCGATCCGATCGACGGCGAGACGCGCGATATCCGCCTGATCGACACCGCCGGGATGCGCAAGCGCGCGCAGGTAGTCGACAAGCTCGAGAAGCTCTCGGTTGCCGATGCCCGCCGGGCGATCGACTTCGCCGAAGTGGTCGTGCTGCTGCTCGATGCCACTCGCGGGCTCGAGCACCAGGACCTCAAGATTGCCAGCCAGGTTCTCGAAGAAGGCCGCGCGCTGATGATCGCGATCAACAAATGGGACATCGCCGAAGACGCCAGTCGCCTGTTCAACGGCATCCGAGCTGCTTTAGACGAAGGGCTGGCACAGGTTCGCGGGCTGCCGCTGTTCGCTGTCAGCGCGAAGACCGGCAAGGGGCTCGACACGATGCTCCACGCCGCATTCGAGATCCGCGAGGCATGGTCCAAACGCGTACCGACATCGGCGCTCAACCGCTGGTTCGACGATGCGCTGGAAGCCAATCCCCCGCCCGCGCCGAAGGGCAAGCGGATCAAGCTGCGCTACATCACCCAGGCGGGCACCCGCCCACCGCGGTTCGTGGTATTCGGCACCCGGCTCGACATGCTGCCCAAGAGTTACGAACGCTATCTCGTCAACGGGATCCGGAAATCATTGGGGTTCGACGCGGTTCCGGTGCGGGTGGTGCTCAAGACTCCGAAGAACCCTTACGCCAAGGACTGA